Proteins from one Triticum aestivum cultivar Chinese Spring chromosome 7A, IWGSC CS RefSeq v2.1, whole genome shotgun sequence genomic window:
- the LOC123149445 gene encoding uncharacterized protein: MPDRRGATLFEDLPEEIINKILVLLASKDVGRCRVVNASWCSATSTPEFMLEHHRRQPSLPIVDGCGKPANHVVLGDAGAGASNQQLWPFLSGSKHRSRNEPIAVCDGFLIVSWGYEFYICNPVTRKHALLPQPQVGQGIDNTMVGFYQHHPTGEYRVLWVSRSHQTSESSLYVLTVGSDRPRRISVRMPTVLSSSAEEELWNKLIYSYCSSPVHHRDSLHWYPYGTSDIAGGGGDIIVFDTEAESFRWMRSPNQPCNHSKLFDMEETLAFWGRSVSNTSMDVWEMQDYEAEIWAFRYRIDVSTVEASRQLYLTSFKKKKTRPLDSAVRLFNDMAVLNERELLVRFNHQHVLRCDIDGKFLGIVNIGKSQYRMWLTPHRLKESIVPIPGHEMQEDEEPPFSTGHV, translated from the coding sequence ATGCCAGACAGGAGAGGCGCGACCCTGTTCGAGGACCTGCCCGAGGAGATCATCAACAAAATACTCGTCCTGTTGGCGTCCAAGGACGTCGGCCGCTGTCGAGTTGTGAACGCTTCATGGTGCAGTGCCACATCCACGCCTGAATTCATGCTCGAACACCACCGCCGCCAGCCGTCGCTCCCCATTGTCGATGGGTGTGGAAAGCCTGCCAATCATGTCGTCTTGGGCGACGCCGGTGCTGGTGCTTCCAATCAACAGCTTTGGCCTTTCCTCTCAGGCTCCAAACACCGTTCCAGGAATGAGCCCATAGCCGTCTGTGATGGCTTCCTTATCGTTTCTTGGGGATATGAATTCTACATCTGCAATCCGGTTACCCGCAAGCATGCTCTCTTAccgcagcctcaagttgggcaagGCATCGACAATACCATGGTTGGTTTCTACCAGCACCATCCAACTGGAGAATACAGGGTTCTCTGGGTCTCACGGTCACATCAGACGTCTGAATCCAGCTTATATGTCCTCACAGTGGGATCCGACAGGCCAAGGCGCATCAGCGTCAGAATGCCAACAGTCTTGTCGTCTTCCGCAGAAGAGGAGTTATGGAACAAGCTGATCTATTCATACTGTTCATCACCTGTACACCACCGTGACAGCCTCCACTGGTATCCTTATGGCACCAGTGACATTGCAGGAGGCGGTGGAGATATCATTGTGTTTGACACAGAAGCAGAGTCATTCCGGTGGATGCGCAGTCCCAACCAGCCGTGCAATCATAGTAAGTTGTTCGACATGGAGGAAACACTTGCTTTCTGGGGCCGCTCAGTTTCTAACACTTCTATGGATGTCTGGGAGATGCAGGATTACGAGGCTGAAATCTGGGCTTTCAGGTACAGGATTGATGTATCAACGGTGGAGGCATCAAGACAACTTTATTTAACTTCtttcaaaaagaaaaagacaaGACCACTTGATTCTGCCGTGCGGTTGTTTAATGATATGGCTGTGCTAAACGAGCGTGAGCTGCTGGTCAGGTTTAACCACCAACATGTGTTGCGTTGTGATATTGATGGCAAATTCTTAGGTATTGTGAACATCGGAAAAAGTCAGTATCGCATGTGGCTTACCCCCCACCGCCTCAAAGAGAGCATTGTTCCAATTCCAGGCCATGAGATGCAAGAAGATGAGGAGCCTCCATTCTCCACAGGGCATGTCTGA